One stretch of Prunus persica cultivar Lovell chromosome G1, Prunus_persica_NCBIv2, whole genome shotgun sequence DNA includes these proteins:
- the LOC18790631 gene encoding beta-arabinofuranosyltransferase RAY1 yields the protein MKAFQVGVWSLWSIWLCGLALFCLSLYATQCFLPSLKDQIMRPKLSQLGAGVSEPPRIIIFSAPRPFTGSVGARQNLAIRSWLALSPQIAVVLFSKDPSVVSFAGAFDSRVLVEPNIDFTFLGTPFFHSMMARSRSFSSDISVLVDPETIVLPDFISTMNYAYKLDHDWLLVASSRNVSDLPFYLVEDGKHWRRENGKLMTTKEEIFGQSWQSTLCEGKLLMAWNNKDLPLHSGVLPPFLHGRGVHNSWVVSEALSSELRFVFDASWTISSFYLVDQEHQTDWNVGGSNASNFERSWEYAGNSHIGALYGSLSYHEINYRSLVKLLKCDGQYIFVNTTENIVCPTVYQSAGRLWKGWILRFGWKKNTLAWAEGVKSPGQLSDCSQMVPTKHTKPLDLPFSLETLLSFNADKNNTIVLTAAGYSYKDMLMSWVCRLRQLQVTNFIICALDQEIYEFAVLQGLPVFRDPLAPSEISFSDCHFGTKCFQKVTKVKSKMVLKILMMGYNVLLSDADVYWFRNPLPLLYSFGPAVLAAQSDEFNKTGPINLPRRLNSGFYFARSDGSTIDAMKKVVAHAATSDLSEQPSFYDTLCGEGGSNRVGDDRCLEPETNLSVHFLDRDLFPNGAYLDLWQRKKVRAACVKQGCFVLHNNWIRGRLKKLERQVLSGLWEYDTSTRMCQHHSKLVKKV from the exons ATGAAG GCGTTTCAAGTGGGAGTATGGAGTCTATGGTCAATTTGGCTATGTGGGTTGGCGTTATTTTGTCTCTCCCTGTATGCTACTCAATGCTTTCTTCCTTCCCTCAAGGATCAGATCATGAGGCCTAAGCTTAGTCAACTAGGTGCCGGCGTTTCGGAACCTCCGAgaattatcatattctcaGCTCCTAGGCCGTTCACTGGTTCTGTTGGGGCTAGGCAGAATTTAGCTATTCGCTCATGGCTTGCTTTGTCCCCACAGATTGCAGTTGTGCTGTTCAGCAAAGACCCTTCTGTTGTTTCTTTCGCTGGAGCGTTTGATTCGCGGGTTTTGGTCGAACCCAACATTGATTTCAC GTTCCTCGGTACCCCATTTTTTCATTCGATGATGGCAAGATCAAGGTCATTTTCATCAGACATTTCTGTTCTGGTTGATCCTGAAACCATTGTTTTACCTGACTTCATTTCCACCATGAATTATGCTTACAAACTTGACCATGATTGGCTTCTAGTTGCTTCATCACGAAATGTGTCCGACCTCCCATTCTACTTGGTTGAGGATGGAAAGCATTGGCGAAGAGAGAATGGGAAATTGATGACGACAAAGGAG GAGATTTTTGGGCAGAGTTGGCAGTCGACTCTCTGTGAAGGAAAGCTGCTTATGGCATGGAATAACAAAGATCTTCCCCTACATTCTGGAGTGCTTCCTCCTTTCTTGCATGGTAGGGGGGTGCACAACAGTTGGGTCGTCAGTGAGGCCTTGTCGTCTGAGCTTAGGTTTGTATTTGATGCCAGTTGGACAATCTCAAGCTTCTATCTAGTTGATCAGGAACATCAGACTGACTGGAATGTCGGAGGTTCCAAtgcttcaaattttgaaagaaGCTGGGAATATGCTGGAAATTCTCATATTGGGGCACTATATGGATCATTGTCTTATCACGAAATTAATTACCGTAGCCTAGTAAAACTTTTGAAATGTGACGGGCAATATATTTTTGTCAATACAACGGAAAACATCGTTTGTCCGACGGTATACCAGAGTGCAGGGAGATTATGGAAAGGATGGATATTGCGTTTCGGGTGGAAGAAGAACACTTTGGCTTGGGCTGAGGGTGTTAAATCACCAGGCCAGTTATCAGACTGTTCTCAGATGGTTCCAACAAAGCATACGAAACCATTAGACCTTCCATTCTCTTTAGAGACACTTCTCTCGTTCAATGCAGACAAAAATAACACAATTGTGCTTACTGCTGCGGGATATAGTTACAAGGACATGCTAATGAGCTGGGTGTGTAGATTGCGCCAACTGCAGGTCACAAATTTTATCATTTGTGCCCTTGACCAGGAAATATACGAGTTTGCTGTCTTGCAG GGCCTGCCTGTTTTCAGGGATCCATTAGCTCCAAGTGAGATCAGCTTCAGTGATTGCCACTTCGGAACAAAATGTTTTCAGAAGGTGACAAAAGTGAAGTCCAAAATGGTTTTGAAGATACTGATGATGGGTTACAACGTGCTTCTTAGTGATGCGGATGTATATTGGTTTAGAAACCCGCTGCCATTGCTCTACTCTTTTGGTCCTGCTGTTCTTGCAGCTCAGTCTGATGAATTCAACAAAACAG GACCAATTAACTTACCTAGGCGGTTGAACTCTGGCTTTTACTTTGCCCGTTCTGATGGTTCGACAATTGATGCTATGAAGAAGGTGGTGGCACATGCAGCAACTTCAGATCTATCTGAGCAGCCAAGCTTCTACGACACACTATGTGGAGAAGGGGGTTCCAATCGTGTGGGTGACGATAGATGCTTGGAACCTGAAACAAATCTGTCCGTCCATTTCTTGGACAGAGATCTCTTCCCAAATGGTGCATATCTGGACCTGTGGCAGAGAAAAAAAGTGAGAGCAGCCTGTGTGAAGCAGGGTTGTTTTGTTCTCCATAACAATTGGATCAGAGGGAGACTGAAGAAGTTAGAAAGGCAGGTTTTATCAGGTTTATGGGAATATGATACTAGTACAAGGATGTGTCAGCACCATTCCAAATTAGTAAAAAAAGTTTGA
- the LOC18792760 gene encoding inorganic phosphate transporter 2-1, chloroplastic has product MTPSYCLSSARNTITPEAFLLHNSHLYLPKHRSFSFSTETHFPRKETNFLRPQTPLPKSFLPILRLNNSKITQPFASLSSFAEAEGEKQQNQDAKAEEHHENAKTEDQAESPGMAQAFHISSRTASAISICIVFAALSLPFFMKSLWQGMALKTKMLSYATLLFGFYMAWNIGANDVANAMGTSVGSGALTLRQAVVTAAVLEFSGAFFMGTHVTSTMQKGILVANVFQGKDTLLFAGLLSSLAAAGTWLQVASYYGWPVSTTHCIVGSMVGFGLVYGGAGAVFWSSLARVISSWVVSPFMGALVSFLVYKCIRRFVYSAPNPGQAAAAAAPIAVFVGVSGISFAAFPLGENLALALARALACGIAGAVLVYRIIRKQLGHLLLKSTSSEAEQKEGTIHPKNIGFLSDIAGPTGTQLEIVYGVFGYMQILSACFMSFAHGGNDVSNAIGPLAAALSILHGGASGAEIVIPTDVLAWGGFGIVAGLTMWGYRVIATIGKKITELTPTRGFAAEFAAASVVLFASKLGLPISATHTLVGAVMGVGFARGLNRVRAETVREIVASWAVTIPAGAFFSVVYTWILTKLLSYIL; this is encoded by the exons ATGACTCCTTCTTATTGCCTATCTTCTGCAAGGAACACCATCACACCAGAAGCATTTCTTCTCCACAATTCTCATCTCTATCTCCCAAAGCACcgctctttttccttttcaactGAAACCCACTTCCCAAGGAAAGAGACAAACTTTCTCAGGCCCCAAACACCACTGCCCAAGTCTTTTCTCCCCATTTTGAGGCTAAACAACTCGAAAATCACACAGCCTTTTGCCAGTTTATCTTCTTTTGCAGAAGCGGAAGGTGAAAAACAGCAAAACCAAGATGCCAAAGCTGAAGAACATCACGAGAATGCAAAAACAGAGGACCAAGCTGAGTCGCCTGGAATGGCTCAGGCCTTCCACATATCTTCCCGCACAGCTTCAGCCATTTCCATATGCATAGTATTTGCAGCTCTGAGTCTTCCATTTTTCATGAAGTCTCTGTGGCAAGGCATGGCCTTGAAGACCAAGATGTTGTCTTATGCAACGCTGTTGTTTGGTTTCTACATGGCTTGGAATATTGGAGCCAATGACGTGGCCAATGCCATGGGGACTTCGGTGGGTTCAGGAGCATTGACGCTAAGGCAGGCTGTTGTAACTGCTGCAGTGTTGGAATTCTCAGGAGCATTTTTTATGGGGACTCATGTGACAAGCACAATGCAAAAGGGCATTCTTGTTGCTAATGTGTTTCAGGGCAAAGACACTCTGCTCTTTGCTGGCTTGCTTTCTTCGCTTGCTGCTGCTGGTACTTGGTTGCAG GTTGCATCATATTATGGCTGGCCTGTCTCAACAACGCACTGTATAGTAGGATCGATGGTTGGGTTTGGACTTGTCTATGGGGGAGCAGGTGCTGTCTTCTGGAGCTCATTGGCAAGAGTGATTTCTTCATGGGTTGTCTCACCGTTCATGGGAGCACTGGTGTCCTTTCTTGTATACAAATGCATTCGTAGG TTTGTGTATAGTGCTCCAAATCCTGGACAAGCTGCAGCTGCAGCAGCACCAATTGCTGTATTCGTGGGAGTGAGTGGAATCTCATTCGCAGCCTTTCCTCTTGGAGAAAACTTGGCTTTGGCTCTGGCCCGGGCTCTAGCCTGTGGAATTGCAGGTGCAGTCCTTGTATACAGAATTATCCGAAAGCAGCTAGGTCATCTCCTCCTCAAGTCCACATCATCAGAAGCAGAGCAAAAAGAGGGTACCATCCACCCAAAAAACATTGGGTTTCTCTCTGATATTGCAGGTCCAACGGGTACCCAGTTGGAAATAGTATATGGGGTCTTTGGATACATGCAAATCCTCTCAGCCTGCTTCATGTCATTTGCCCATGGTGGGAATGATGTCTCCAATGCAATAGGTCCTTTGGCTGCTGCCTTATCTATTCTTCATGGCGGTGCCAGTGGAGCTGAGATTGTTATTCCAACTGATGTTCTAGCATGGGGAGGATTTGGAATTGTAGCAGGCCTCACTATGTGGGGGTATAGGGTAATAGCAACGATTGGGAAGAAGATTACAGAACTGACACCAACTAGAGGATTTGCAGCTGAGTTTGCTGCAGCATCTGTGGTTCTATTTGCATCAAAGCTGGGACTACCGATCTCTGCAACTCATACTCTGGTGGGTGCAGTCATGGGGGTGGGATTTGCAAGGGGGCTTAATAGAGTTAGAGCAGAAACAGTGAGGGAAATTGTGGCTTCTTGGGCTGTGACAATTCCAGCTGGtgctttcttttctgttgTCTACACATGGATCCTTACCAAGCTTTTGTCTTATATTTTGTGA
- the LOC18788516 gene encoding uncharacterized protein LOC18788516: protein MVGPSPDPTKPSTIKFLCSYGGKILPRYPDGKLRYLGGETRVLAVHRNISFSELLLKLGELCGPSVTVSLRCQLPTEDLDALVSIKSDEDLANLIEEYDRAAASASPPPFANLKIRAFLSLVPPKPHKTPSSTPSSSASASTTSSSGTSSSSNYYYSAAASGSTPRFPMVSTPVDRCVRQISQATTPFQKSAAKVPHCANICHAHGSPSSRLYLIHNGNHWQ, encoded by the exons ATGGTAGGACCCTCGCCTGACCCCACCAAGCCCTCCACCATCAAGTTCCTCTGCAGCTACGGTGGCAAAATCCTCCCCCGTTATCCCGACGGCAAGCTTCGTTATCTCGGCGGCGAAACCCGCGTCCTCGCCGTCCACCGCAACATTTCCTTTTCCG AGCTGTTGTTGAAGCTGGGTGAGCTGTGTGGGCCCTCCGTGACCGTGAGCCTACGTTGTCAGTTGCCCACCGAGGATCTCGACGCCCTTGTGTCCATCAAGTCCGATGAGGATCTGGCCAATCTCATCGAAGAATACGACAGAGCAGCCGCCTCTGCATCTCCACCGCCTTTTGCCAATTTGAAGATCAGAGCCTTCCTTTCCCTCGTCCCTCCCAAACCACACAAAACGCCGTCGTCTACGCCGTCTTCCTCGGCCTCCGCCTCCACGACGTCGTCCTCCGGCACTTCCTCCTCGTCTAACTACTACTACAGCGCTGCTGCTTCCGGGTCCACTCCCAGGTTCCCCATGGTGTCCACGCCAGTTGACCGCTGTGTCCGCCAAATCTCACAGGCTACGACGCCGTTTCAGAAATCAGCCGCCAAGGTTCCTCACTGTGCTAATATTTGCCATGCTCATGGAAGCCCTAGTAGTCGGCTCTATCTCATTCACAACGGCAACCACTGGCAATAA